The following are encoded together in the Humulus lupulus chromosome 5, drHumLupu1.1, whole genome shotgun sequence genome:
- the LOC133777999 gene encoding serine/threonine-protein kinase CTR1-like yields the protein MDAGASEGLDIIGSIDCKAWGVHECWDVAVKVLKEQDFHAKHFKEFLEEVAIMKRLQHPNIVSFIGAITQPPNFSIVTEYLKNGCLDKLLRRSNAGVILDERLRLNMAYDVVYIEMHFFGAILDNIGR from the exons ATGGATGCAGGCGCAAGTGAGGGACTCGACATCATTGGCTCAATCGACTGTAAGGCATGGGGCGTCCATGAGTGTTGG GATGTTGCTGTCAAAGTTCTCAAGGAACAAGATTTTCATGCAAAGCACTTCAAAGAATTTCTAGAGGAG GTTGCTATCATGAAACGTTTGCAACATCCAAATATTGTTAGCTTTATTGGTGCAATTACTCAGCCGCCAAACTTCTCCATAGTTACAGAGTACTTAAAAAA TGGTTGCTTGGATAAACTTTTAAGGAGGTCGAATGCTGGAGTTATACTTGATGAAAGGCTTCGGCTGAATATGGCTTACGATGTG gtctacattgagatgcatttctttggcgcaatactagacaacattggtcgttga